From the Bos taurus isolate L1 Dominette 01449 registration number 42190680 breed Hereford chromosome 20, ARS-UCD2.0, whole genome shotgun sequence genome, one window contains:
- the IRX1 gene encoding iroquois-class homeodomain protein IRX-1, whose translation MSFPQLGYPQYLSAAGPGAYGGERPGVLAAAAAAAAAAASSGRPGAAELGAGAGAAAVTSVLGMYAAAGPYAGAPNYSAFLPYAADLSLFSQMGSQYELKDNPGVHPATFAAHTAPAYYPYGQFQYGDPGRPKNATRESTSTLKAWLNEHRKNPYPTKGEKIMLAIITKMTLTQVSTWFANARRRLKKENKVTWGARSKDQEDGALFGSDTEGDPEKAEDDEEIDLESIDIDEHDGDQSNEDEEDKAEAPRAPDAPTALARDQGSPLMASDALKPPDSPLGLAKELPEPGSTRLLSPGAAAAGGLQGAPNSKPKIWSLAETATSPDGAPKASPPPPSGHPGGAHGPPAGSPLQHPAFLPSHGLYTCHIGKFSNWTNGAFLAQGSLLNVRSFLGVGAPHGPHLSAPPPPQPPVPVAAGVLHGDKASARSSPSLPERDLLPRPDSPAQQLKSPFQPVRDNSLATQEGTPRILAALPSA comes from the exons ATGTCCTTTCCGCAGCTGGGCTACCCGCAGTACCTGAGCGCCGCGGGGCCCGGCGCCTACGGCGGCGAGCGCCCGGGGGTTCTTGcagcggccgccgccgccgccgcggccgccgcctcGTCGGGCCGGCCGGGGGCGGCGGAGCTGGGCGCGGGAGCCGGGGCGGCAGCGGTCACCTCGGTGCTGGGCATGTACGCGGCGGCCGGCCCCTACGCGGGCGCGCCCAACTACAGCGCCTTCCTACCCTACGCCGCCGACCTCAGCCTCTTCTCGCAGATG GGTTCACAGTATGAGCTCAAGGACAACCCCGGGGTGCACCCCGCCACCTTCGCGGCCCACACGGCTCCCGCCTACTACCCCTACGGGCAGTTCCAGTACGGAGATCCCGGGCGGCCCAAGAACGCCACGCGGGAGAGCACCAGCACGCTCAAGGCCTGGCTCAACGAGCACCGCAAGAACCCCTACCCCACCAAGGGCGAGAAGATCATGCTGGCCATCATCACCAAGATGACCCTCACGCAGGTCTCCACCTGGTTCGCCAACGCGCGCCGGCGCCTCAAGAAGGAGAACAAGGTGACGTGGGGCGCGCGCAGCAAGGACCAGGAGGACGGCGCTCTCTTCGGAAGCGACACCGAGGGGGACCCGGAGAAGGCTGAGGACGACGAAGAGATCGACCTGGAGAGCATCGATATCGACGAGCACGACGGCGACCAGAGCAACGAGGACGAGGAGGACAAAGCCGAGGCGCCGCGCGCGCCCGACGCGCCCACGGCCCTCGCGCGAGACCAGGGCTCGCCGCTGATGGCCTCCGACGCACTCAAGCCCCCGGACTCGCCCCTGGGCTTGGCCAAGGAGCTCCCGGAGCCCGGCAGCACGCGCCTGCTGAGCCCTGGCGCTGCGGCGGCGGGCGGCCTGCAGGGCGCGCCGAACAGCAAGCCCAAGATCTGGTCGCTGGCCGAGACGGCCACCAGCCCCGACGGTGCGCCCAAGGCCTCGCCGCCGCCGCCTTCCGGCCACCCCGGCGGCGCGCACGGGCCCCCCGCGGGCTCGCCGCTGCAGCACCCCGCCTTCCTGCCCAGCCACGGACTGTACACCTGCCACATCGGCAAGTTCTCCAACTGGACCAACGGCGCATTCCTCGCACAGGGCTCGCTGCTTAACGTGCGCTCCTTCCTGGGCGTGGGCGCGCCGCACGGCCCGCACCTGTCGGCGCCGCCCCCGCCGCAGCCACCGGTCCCCGTGGCCGCGGGGGTGCTCCATGGCGACAAGGCCTCGGCCCGTAGCAGCCCCTCGCTCCCAG agAGAGACCTCCTCCCCAGACCGGACTCGCCGGCGCAGCAGTTGAAGTCGCCCTTCCAGCCAGTGCGCGACAA ctcGCTGGCCACGCAGGAAGGGACGCCGCGGATTCTAGCAGCGCTCCCGTCGGCCTGA